The following proteins are co-located in the Macrobrachium rosenbergii isolate ZJJX-2024 chromosome 26, ASM4041242v1, whole genome shotgun sequence genome:
- the LOC136852809 gene encoding uncharacterized protein — MPNIANITNQLEGGKVSTKTDLLKGHHQVPVAKEYTEKTAIITPLGHAPLTTAASALEMLVRPSNASWMRYWENCPAELFMSMISLYSVPTITAHKGHKQHHLSALSEFSCTIRYLEGSSNYAVDALSRNTINSHPDQEIIP, encoded by the exons ATGCCTAACATCGCCAACATAACAAACCAGCTAGAAGGTGGAAAAGTATCCACAAAAACTGACCTCCTGAAGGGGCACCACCAAGTCCCAGTAGCAAaggaatatacagaaaaaacagctATCATAACCCCTTTGGGACATGCACCTTTAACTACAGCTGCTTCGGCCTTAGAAATGCTAGTGCGACCTTCCAATGCCTCATGGATGAGATACTGGGAGAATTGCCCTGCTGAGTTGTTTATGTCAATGATATCCTTATATTCAGTGCCAACTATAACAGCACATAAAGGACATAAG CAGCATCATCTGTCTGCATTATCCGAGTTCTCCTGCACCATCAGGTACCTGGAGGGCTCTTCCAACTATGCTGTAGATGCCCTTTCCAGAAATACCATCAACAGCCATCCAGATCAAGAAATCATACCTTGA